From the Burkholderia ubonensis subsp. mesacidophila genome, the window TTGTGTACGTTGACAAGTGACATCACACGGCCTCGATGATTGTCGGTCGGCAGTCCGCTCATGCGGGCCGCGCAACCGGGGCATGGTGAAACAGGTCCGACGCGGACGACGCGGCGCCCGCGGCCGGCGCGACGCGGGTCCAGCGCCGCACGCCGAGCTTGCCGAGCCATCGCTCCCGACGATCCGGCAACGGCGCGAGCGACTCGTAGCCGACCCGGATCCGTTCCCAGCTCGCAGACGTCGCGCCCGCGCCCTGCGCCGCCGCCTGGCGCATGTACGCGTCGATCGCGTCGACCGCCCACGCGGAATGGCCGGTCGACACGTTGTCGATCGTGTTGTGGAGATCGACGAACTCGGTGCCGAAGCCATAGTGGCGCAGGAAGCGCCGCGCGCTGCGATAGCTGCCGCCGACCCCCGACAGCTCCATCGCGAGGTTCATCCCGAGGATCTCCGGCATGAACGTGCGCGGCAGCTTGCCGAGGCACAGCCAGTAGACCGGCAGGCGAAACGCCTCGTCGCGAAAGCGCGGGTCGTGCGCGAATGCGCGGCTGCCGGTCGGCGGCAGTTCGATGCCCATCTCGCGCAGCCCGTCGCGATAGATCTTCGGGTGGTTCAGCGCATAGAGGCCGTTGCCGAGCTCGTCCCAGTAGGTCTGGAACAGCGCGAAGCCGACCTGCGACGCGGCGAGCCGCCAGTCGCTGAACCCCTGCAGCCACGAGCCGTCGATCAGCGTGAGCGGCGCGAGCTGCAGCGTCGAATCGACGACTTCCTCGCGCGACGGCAGGTTGGCCGGATCGCTCTGCTCGAATTCGAGCCCGTGCCGATCGTGCTGGTCGAGCAGCCACGCGCGCAATGCGCCCGCGCGCCACGTCGCGGGCAGCCCGCGGTTGGCGCGGCGCAACGAGCGCGCGGCGCGCGCCAGCCAGTCGCGCGCATAGCGCTCGGCGAGCTGCCGCGTGCGCGGCGCGAGCGCCCGCCCCTGCAGCACGAAATACAGCTCGCGCAGGCTCGGCGGCGCGCTGCCGAGCGTCGCGTCGTCGACGGCCAGCGACAGCGCCGGTTCCGGTTCGGTTGTCGCCGCGCGCGGTTCGGCGGCAACCGCCGCCGGCGCCCCGGCCAGCGAATCGATCCAGCGACGGATGATCGCGAGGTCGTCGTCGCTGAACACGCGGAACATCCGGCCGCCCGGGCCGATCAGCGTCGTCACGAGCGGGCTGAGCTCCGCGCGGCCCGGCACGACGAGGCGGCTCTTCGCGAGCGTGTCGACAAGCGGCTCCGGATCGCGCAGCGCATCCTTGAACCAGTCGGACAGCACGCGCCCGCCGAGCTTGTATTCGTGGTGATAGACCATCGCCTCGCGGGCGCGCTGCTGCATCAGCCGCGCCATCGCGAGCCGCGGCGACGCCATGCGTGCGGCCGCGCCCTCGACGAACGCGTCCCACGCGCGCAGCGCGTCGAACGTCCATGCGAGCATGCGCTCGATGCGCTCGCGCGCCGCCGTGTCGTGCGCCGCATACT encodes:
- a CDS encoding iron-containing redox enzyme family protein, which codes for MWREAYRLATDPEAFLDDRRIRARLVGTGAVEPSRPARDWSALADEIAAWRDARRDAWQRLADDAHRSAGDAAFAGAILVQSAPLASVLGAWLQGMSAPGVFEDDAHLRIMALHAGEVGVGRPEASRYDRFKALLRDAALADVALEPFELSTVASIDDEAFRLPALLLAMSRRADAFGPELAAADLAFRSLGLAPCWAALGDAPERALDVRALDLRTPVGRVDGLDAPAQSRWVVEQYAAHDTAARERIERMLAWTFDALRAWDAFVEGAAARMASPRLAMARLMQQRAREAMVYHHEYKLGGRVLSDWFKDALRDPEPLVDTLAKSRLVVPGRAELSPLVTTLIGPGGRMFRVFSDDDLAIIRRWIDSLAGAPAAVAAEPRAATTEPEPALSLAVDDATLGSAPPSLRELYFVLQGRALAPRTRQLAERYARDWLARAARSLRRANRGLPATWRAGALRAWLLDQHDRHGLEFEQSDPANLPSREEVVDSTLQLAPLTLIDGSWLQGFSDWRLAASQVGFALFQTYWDELGNGLYALNHPKIYRDGLREMGIELPPTGSRAFAHDPRFRDEAFRLPVYWLCLGKLPRTFMPEILGMNLAMELSGVGGSYRSARRFLRHYGFGTEFVDLHNTIDNVSTGHSAWAVDAIDAYMRQAAAQGAGATSASWERIRVGYESLAPLPDRRERWLGKLGVRRWTRVAPAAGAASSASDLFHHAPVARPA